The following are from one region of the Stigmatella ashevillena genome:
- a CDS encoding serine/threonine protein kinase: protein MDTSHRMGPSALQEGMEVGPWRVMSLCGRGSYGAVYRVEKRQEPQGGAFALKVALHAWDPRFEREAELLSRVKHESVPRLEDWGEWKVRGGGVYPYVVMEWVEGEGLYEWAAQRRVSSQEVARVLGQVARALEATHAVGGVHRDVKGDNVRVRSGDGRAVLMDFGSGNYQGARPLTHQPPPPGTYEYQSPESLRFQWEGVGQRVGRYEAVPADDVYALGVTAYRVVTGRYPPEVKVEKTQEGYRVLGREWVGPEQWVELSPELGKLIQQMLSEEPSARGSAAEVAQALERMAECQELAAEQCGGASVERAVEVRSVQVAEWQSARKRVPWVAACLGGVALAVSVEWARGDRLEGEAETGSVQAKADEERDAGTVGLADAVLEAPSIGAAPGEAKQKVSLDMPKQPFPGQRRPPCEKPLATVNGGCWVRAGDVTPPCGVNYYEWRKGCYVPMFSPPRPQTSSPP from the coding sequence ATGGACACGTCACATCGGATGGGACCTTCAGCGCTCCAGGAAGGGATGGAGGTGGGCCCTTGGCGCGTGATGAGCCTGTGCGGCCGAGGCTCCTACGGAGCGGTGTACCGAGTGGAGAAGAGGCAGGAGCCCCAGGGCGGAGCGTTCGCGTTGAAGGTGGCGCTGCACGCGTGGGATCCGCGCTTCGAGAGAGAGGCGGAGCTGCTGTCGAGGGTGAAGCACGAGAGCGTGCCGAGGCTGGAGGACTGGGGAGAGTGGAAGGTGAGAGGGGGAGGTGTGTACCCGTATGTGGTGATGGAGTGGGTGGAAGGGGAGGGTTTGTACGAGTGGGCGGCGCAGCGTCGGGTGTCGTCGCAAGAGGTGGCGCGAGTATTGGGGCAGGTGGCCAGGGCGCTGGAGGCGACGCATGCGGTGGGAGGAGTGCACCGGGACGTGAAGGGAGACAACGTGAGGGTGAGGAGCGGGGATGGAAGGGCGGTGCTGATGGACTTCGGCTCAGGGAACTACCAAGGGGCCCGTCCGCTGACGCACCAACCCCCGCCGCCTGGGACGTACGAGTACCAGAGCCCCGAGTCGCTGAGATTTCAGTGGGAGGGGGTGGGCCAGCGGGTAGGCCGGTACGAGGCGGTGCCCGCGGATGATGTGTACGCGTTGGGAGTGACGGCGTACCGGGTGGTGACGGGCCGGTATCCACCGGAGGTGAAGGTGGAGAAGACGCAGGAGGGATATCGGGTGCTGGGGCGGGAGTGGGTGGGACCCGAGCAGTGGGTGGAGTTGAGCCCAGAGTTGGGGAAGCTCATCCAACAGATGCTGTCGGAGGAGCCGTCTGCGAGAGGCAGCGCTGCCGAGGTGGCTCAGGCGCTGGAGCGCATGGCAGAGTGCCAGGAGCTGGCAGCAGAGCAGTGCGGTGGTGCGTCCGTGGAAAGAGCTGTCGAGGTGCGCTCCGTCCAGGTCGCGGAGTGGCAGAGTGCCCGGAAGAGGGTGCCGTGGGTAGCGGCGTGTCTGGGAGGGGTGGCGCTGGCGGTCTCGGTGGAGTGGGCGCGGGGAGATCGCCTGGAAGGAGAGGCCGAGACAGGGTCTGTGCAAGCCAAGGCAGATGAGGAAAGGGACGCGGGAACGGTGGGGTTGGCGGATGCCGTGCTCGAAGCTCCCTCGATCGGAGCGGCACCTGGAGAGGCGAAGCAAAAGGTGAGCTTGGACATGCCCAAGCAGCCCTTTCCCGGCCAGCGTCGGCCCCCTTGCGAGAAACCGTTGGCAACGGTCAACGGTGGATGTTGGGTACGTGCTGGCGATGTGACGCCTCCTTGTGGTGTCAACTATTACGAATGGAGGAAAGGGTGTTACGTGCCCATGTTCTCCCCTCCCCGGCCGCAGACCTCCAGTCCGCCGTGA
- a CDS encoding imm11 family protein, whose translation MAQRFFKLADDVYVPRRWHLATPIDSHGHKVHDWDFKRGTHVHVEGRLKIPLQIAGRPLDFTEAGVRVPVVHVKVASLLAERAPGDVQLIPADIEGQPDQYLILVATRLIRCIDEEASEVSFWTPEHGVPDKVGQYMGVDRMRIDKRKVDNAQVFRPEGWQVVLIVSEELKDALEHMGATGTRFEEV comes from the coding sequence ATGGCCCAGCGCTTCTTCAAGCTCGCCGACGACGTCTATGTCCCCCGCCGCTGGCACTTGGCTACTCCCATCGACAGCCATGGCCACAAGGTACATGACTGGGACTTCAAGAGAGGGACGCATGTGCATGTCGAGGGACGGCTGAAAATCCCTCTCCAGATTGCGGGAAGGCCTCTGGACTTCACAGAAGCGGGAGTGAGAGTACCTGTCGTCCACGTCAAGGTGGCCTCCCTGCTGGCGGAGCGTGCCCCCGGCGACGTGCAGCTCATCCCGGCGGACATCGAGGGCCAACCGGATCAGTACCTCATCCTCGTGGCCACGCGCCTCATCCGCTGCATCGACGAAGAAGCGTCCGAGGTGAGCTTCTGGACGCCAGAGCATGGAGTGCCCGACAAAGTCGGACAGTACATGGGTGTGGATCGCATGCGCATCGACAAGAGGAAGGTGGACAACGCCCAGGTGTTCCGCCCCGAGGGGTGGCAGGTCGTCCTCATCGTCTCGGAGGAACTCAAGGATGCCTTGGAGCACATGGGCGCCACGGGCACTCGCTTCGAGGAAGTCTAA
- a CDS encoding DUF5953 family protein — MTQKRTLNLITYAPALVGKDGRTVDVIHGMEKALPGLRLKWRLSDSGRPIPLPQRDAWLLESIEDGEFPIVCNGDVNYPVTVFGSENSGLVSPGGQPLFEVHAKMPLDEVVIAAAAAVLEAVAEGARAFWGSATPYAAKVDIAYQTAPTPQGPPSPRRGLPALKLFVHIRSPEIPAYLGWMNYWSAPAAKAIGFPDPARDGELLTRARRTASGGWVVQLTDAPLDLDNPAHLDALKRAYERFPEIGGRVTPG, encoded by the coding sequence ATGACTCAGAAAAGAACCCTCAACCTTATCACCTACGCGCCTGCGCTCGTGGGCAAAGACGGTCGCACGGTCGACGTCATCCATGGAATGGAAAAGGCGCTCCCCGGCTTGCGGCTGAAGTGGCGGCTCTCAGACAGTGGGCGCCCCATCCCATTGCCACAGCGCGACGCATGGCTCCTAGAAAGCATTGAAGACGGAGAGTTTCCTATTGTGTGCAATGGGGACGTGAATTACCCCGTGACGGTTTTTGGAAGTGAAAATTCGGGACTCGTCAGCCCAGGCGGTCAGCCCCTGTTTGAAGTCCATGCGAAAATGCCACTGGACGAGGTTGTGATCGCGGCAGCGGCAGCTGTGCTTGAAGCCGTGGCGGAGGGCGCACGCGCGTTCTGGGGGAGTGCAACGCCGTACGCCGCTAAGGTGGACATTGCGTACCAGACAGCACCCACACCGCAAGGTCCGCCGTCCCCACGACGGGGGCTGCCCGCACTGAAGCTCTTCGTGCACATCCGCTCGCCCGAGATTCCCGCTTACCTTGGGTGGATGAACTATTGGTCTGCCCCTGCCGCGAAAGCCATCGGGTTCCCGGACCCGGCCCGCGATGGCGAGTTGCTCACGCGGGCGCGGCGCACGGCGTCGGGCGGGTGGGTGGTGCAGCTCACGGACGCGCCGCTCGATCTCGACAACCCCGCCCACCTGGACGCGCTGAAGCGGGCCTACGAGCGCTTCCCGGAGATCGGCGGGCGCGTCACTCCGGGCTGA
- a CDS encoding DUF6310 domain-containing protein, with the protein MRSRTCSALLLLLLFSACATMDPGPGELEDPSPRLANLQRAALFPWTEDGHCVVREASNAWPVLAERCFHALDRDRMRFRDVSKRCAVAYVDAAAPAVVALCIFAAPEIVAGAVIVIGTVVVAAAIQEGIDAYQRHASRERAKLKAQPTPSQEPLANQTPQPKGSPTGDIFPRPTDSPTDRLKCEPIPVPRASKDAPHNECADKFPPNRYPGMDVSVGGIRFDALQVGVRVLWEIKTHQFDKYNAFVQEMEIKKELKQIRKERAIAVACGYDFVIGVSTQAHKDALLAEDQFLNIVVTGCTR; encoded by the coding sequence ATGCGTTCGCGAACTTGCAGTGCGCTCCTGCTTCTGCTCCTGTTCTCCGCCTGCGCAACGATGGATCCGGGCCCGGGAGAGTTGGAGGACCCGAGTCCGAGATTGGCCAACCTCCAGCGGGCGGCGCTCTTCCCCTGGACTGAGGACGGGCATTGCGTGGTGCGCGAAGCCTCGAACGCATGGCCTGTCCTGGCGGAGCGGTGCTTTCACGCTCTTGATCGCGACAGAATGAGGTTTCGGGATGTCTCCAAGAGATGTGCTGTCGCCTACGTGGATGCAGCAGCTCCCGCAGTCGTAGCCCTCTGTATCTTTGCCGCGCCCGAGATCGTCGCGGGTGCAGTGATTGTGATTGGCACGGTGGTGGTGGCCGCCGCCATCCAAGAGGGGATTGATGCTTATCAACGGCACGCATCCCGCGAGCGTGCGAAGCTCAAGGCGCAACCGACACCCTCTCAGGAACCGTTAGCGAACCAAACACCTCAGCCAAAGGGGTCGCCCACTGGAGACATCTTCCCACGACCAACTGACTCCCCTACGGACCGCTTGAAGTGCGAGCCTATCCCAGTGCCACGCGCGTCCAAGGATGCTCCGCATAACGAGTGCGCCGACAAGTTTCCGCCCAACCGTTATCCCGGCATGGACGTGAGCGTGGGTGGAATCCGCTTCGATGCACTGCAAGTCGGCGTGCGCGTGCTCTGGGAGATCAAGACCCATCAATTTGATAAGTACAATGCCTTCGTCCAGGAGATGGAGATCAAGAAGGAACTCAAGCAAATCAGAAAGGAGCGAGCCATCGCCGTGGCATGTGGATATGACTTCGTCATCGGGGTGAGCACCCAAGCGCACAAAGACGCTCTGCTCGCCGAGGATCAGTTCCTCAATATCGTCGTCACTGGATGTACACGATGA
- a CDS encoding DUF3885 domain-containing protein, translating to MATQPILKSWERFFGGVPPVGFLLRQKLPEQWLRFHTLPDAKRIPEGEWEVAEVLQRMAQISAEVFAPQAQVALWMTTFNQPRPSLPKEQGADFEAITPPPPTWADAMQDYFDVQHMTLWVRPQAWDWEEVAPLFRDVSLDQLDYVTAFSVQTGSAICPYDGGIDLFLPDAQKRAALKSKFKSWLPEE from the coding sequence ATGGCCACCCAACCTATTCTCAAGTCGTGGGAACGCTTCTTCGGAGGCGTACCGCCTGTGGGCTTTCTGCTTCGGCAGAAGCTCCCCGAGCAATGGCTCCGCTTCCATACGCTTCCGGATGCGAAGCGTATCCCTGAAGGGGAATGGGAGGTCGCAGAAGTTCTTCAGCGCATGGCTCAGATCAGCGCAGAAGTCTTCGCGCCTCAGGCCCAGGTCGCGCTTTGGATGACGACCTTCAATCAACCCCGTCCCTCGTTGCCGAAAGAACAAGGGGCTGACTTCGAAGCCATCACCCCGCCACCGCCCACCTGGGCAGACGCCATGCAGGACTATTTTGATGTTCAGCACATGACCCTCTGGGTTCGTCCCCAGGCGTGGGATTGGGAAGAGGTAGCGCCTCTCTTTCGCGATGTTTCGCTGGACCAGCTTGACTACGTGACAGCATTCTCAGTCCAGACAGGATCCGCCATCTGCCCATACGACGGCGGCATCGACTTGTTCCTGCCGGATGCTCAGAAACGAGCTGCCCTGAAAAGCAAGTTCAAGAGCTGGCTTCCCGAAGAGTAA
- a CDS encoding toxin C-terminal domain-containing protein: MRHFVSLILTVMLPLVGCGGGLLSGEVPLEAASLRASGKGKKEPKADPPSRPKLRTKPLTNSEARQLARQLGFKEVSDAPFKSHGQLVFKSRTKYITPDFDGHTGGTWKVYDIKGNRLGTFNDDLTQRIKK, encoded by the coding sequence GTGCGCCATTTTGTGTCGCTGATATTGACAGTCATGCTTCCGTTGGTCGGCTGCGGTGGGGGACTGCTTAGCGGGGAAGTGCCTTTAGAAGCAGCGAGCCTGAGAGCCAGTGGAAAAGGCAAGAAGGAGCCCAAAGCCGATCCGCCGTCGAGGCCCAAGCTCCGGACCAAACCCCTCACGAACAGTGAAGCACGCCAACTGGCACGGCAACTCGGATTCAAAGAGGTTTCGGACGCGCCCTTCAAATCTCATGGTCAACTCGTCTTCAAATCAAGAACCAAATACATCACGCCAGACTTCGACGGGCACACGGGCGGAACCTGGAAGGTGTACGATATCAAGGGTAACCGCTTGGGAACCTTCAATGACGATCTGACGCAAAGGATCAAGAAATAG
- a CDS encoding kelch repeat-containing protein, giving the protein MKTLSTHLLSVLALALLASCAAPSPDSGSVQFAVSVPQALSANDVTRVLVTVSASDMASLSVELAKSSGSWGGLIGNLPAGPDRSFLAQAFDASGTLRFQGQTSGVSISPNQTTAVALTLQEVSPPPPYGNEAPVIDALVASSTSVLTGAAISLTATVHDPNPGDTLTLAWTASGGSFSEPSAASTSWTAPSSTGVQTLTLTVTDSQGAAVSVSLAVNVVSGASTGNAALTISFNLWPSVSKVSSSLNLLDVGQSTSVSALASDADGDALSYQWASSCPGTWTQASSSTASFVPSSIPAGACNNCQLTVTVQDGRGGQTTGSLALCVASSATQRFPPRFTHFYQSALSASPGQTVTFDVNALDPQSSALTFAWSTAAGSLGAPTHGASSSRVTWTAPSCNPVGTPSVITATVTNAFQRSASQSFSLPGLPACVPGWSGTGSMATVRFNHAMTLMANGKVLVTGGRGSGGSNDYLASAEVYDPDTGTWSETAPMAAPRIQHTSTLLPNGKILVTGGRGANYLETAEVYDPTVGTWSAASPMLSSRLLHTATLLPNGKVLIAAGASSTASGPAAEVYDPNTNTWSATSPMVSRRYSHTATLLPNGTVLIAGGYNGSYMRTAELYDPASGTWSATGSMTNNRGNPTATLLPNGKVLVTGGIRTSGDYLASAELYNPASGTWSATLSMASIRASHTATPLLNGKVLVVGGHNGTGGILSSAVVYAPDTATWSAAGTMGSTRQGHTAVLLLNGTVLVTGGYNGSVGYQATSAVYVP; this is encoded by the coding sequence TTGAAAACGCTCTCCACGCACCTGCTCTCGGTGCTCGCTCTCGCACTGCTCGCGAGCTGCGCTGCTCCTTCTCCCGACTCCGGCTCCGTCCAGTTCGCCGTCTCCGTTCCCCAGGCCCTCTCCGCCAATGACGTTACCCGCGTCCTGGTGACGGTCTCCGCCTCCGACATGGCGTCCCTCTCCGTCGAGTTGGCCAAGTCCAGCGGCTCCTGGGGCGGCCTCATCGGTAACCTCCCCGCGGGCCCTGACCGTTCCTTCCTCGCTCAGGCCTTCGACGCCTCGGGCACCCTTCGCTTTCAGGGTCAGACCTCCGGCGTCTCCATCTCCCCCAACCAGACCACCGCCGTGGCCCTCACCCTCCAGGAGGTTTCTCCGCCTCCTCCCTATGGCAACGAGGCCCCCGTCATTGACGCCCTCGTCGCCTCCTCCACCTCCGTCCTCACAGGCGCAGCCATCTCCCTGACGGCCACTGTCCATGACCCCAACCCCGGTGACACCCTCACCTTGGCTTGGACGGCCTCCGGCGGCTCTTTCTCCGAGCCCTCCGCTGCCTCCACTTCTTGGACCGCTCCCTCCTCCACCGGCGTCCAGACCCTCACCCTCACGGTCACCGACTCCCAGGGCGCTGCTGTCTCGGTTTCACTCGCCGTCAATGTCGTCTCCGGTGCCTCCACCGGCAACGCTGCCCTCACCATCTCCTTCAACCTCTGGCCCTCCGTCTCCAAGGTCTCCTCCTCCCTCAACCTCCTCGACGTGGGACAGTCCACCTCCGTCTCCGCCCTCGCTTCGGATGCGGACGGCGATGCCCTCTCCTACCAGTGGGCCTCCTCCTGCCCGGGCACCTGGACCCAGGCTTCTTCCAGCACCGCCTCCTTCGTCCCTTCCTCGATTCCCGCCGGCGCCTGCAACAACTGCCAGCTCACCGTCACCGTTCAAGACGGCAGGGGAGGGCAGACCACGGGCTCCCTCGCCCTGTGTGTCGCCTCTTCCGCCACCCAGCGCTTCCCGCCTCGCTTCACCCACTTCTACCAGTCCGCGCTCTCCGCCTCTCCGGGCCAGACCGTCACCTTCGACGTCAACGCCCTGGACCCTCAGTCCAGCGCCCTGACCTTTGCCTGGAGTACTGCCGCGGGCTCGCTGGGCGCACCCACCCACGGTGCCTCCTCCAGCCGCGTCACCTGGACGGCCCCTTCCTGTAACCCCGTGGGCACCCCCTCGGTCATCACCGCCACCGTCACCAACGCCTTCCAACGCTCCGCTTCCCAGAGCTTCTCCCTGCCTGGGCTGCCCGCCTGTGTTCCCGGCTGGAGCGGGACCGGCTCCATGGCCACGGTTCGTTTCAACCACGCGATGACGCTCATGGCCAACGGCAAGGTCCTCGTCACGGGGGGACGCGGCAGCGGCGGCAGCAACGACTACCTGGCGTCGGCGGAGGTGTACGACCCGGACACGGGCACCTGGAGCGAAACCGCCCCCATGGCCGCACCGCGCATCCAACACACGTCGACGCTCCTGCCCAACGGCAAGATCCTCGTCACGGGGGGACGCGGCGCCAATTACCTCGAGACAGCAGAAGTCTACGACCCCACCGTAGGCACCTGGAGCGCAGCCAGCCCCATGCTCTCGTCTCGCCTCCTGCACACGGCGACGCTGCTGCCCAACGGCAAGGTGCTCATCGCGGCGGGAGCCTCCTCCACCGCCTCTGGGCCGGCGGCAGAGGTATACGACCCGAACACGAACACCTGGAGCGCCACCTCCCCCATGGTCTCTCGCCGCTATTCCCACACGGCGACGCTGCTGCCCAACGGCACGGTCCTCATCGCGGGGGGATACAACGGCAGCTACATGAGGACGGCGGAGCTGTATGACCCGGCCTCAGGAACCTGGAGCGCGACCGGCTCCATGACCAACAACCGTGGCAACCCCACGGCGACGCTGTTGCCCAATGGGAAGGTGCTTGTCACGGGGGGAATCCGCACCAGCGGCGACTACCTGGCGTCGGCGGAGCTGTACAACCCGGCCTCGGGTACCTGGAGCGCCACCCTCTCCATGGCCTCGATTCGCGCCAGCCACACGGCGACGCCGCTGCTCAATGGCAAGGTCCTCGTCGTGGGGGGACACAACGGCACCGGCGGCATTCTCTCGTCGGCCGTGGTGTACGCTCCGGACACGGCCACCTGGAGCGCGGCCGGAACCATGGGCTCGACCCGCCAGGGCCACACGGCGGTCCTGTTGCTCAACGGCACGGTCCTCGTCACGGGAGGCTACAACGGCAGCGTCGGCTACCAAGCGACCTCCGCGGTATACGTGCCCTGA
- a CDS encoding serine/threonine protein kinase yields the protein MRAAVLQEGTEVGAWRVVSPCGRGSYGAVYRVEKREEPQGGAFALKMALHAWDPRFEREGELLRRVRHESVPRLEDWGEWKVRGGGVYPYLVMEWVEGEGLYEWAGQRRVSSQEVARVLGQVARALEATHVVGGVHRDVKGDNVRVRSGDGRAVLMDFGSGNYQGARPLTHQPPPPGTYEYQSPESLRFQWEGLGQRVGRYEAGPADDVYALGVTAYRVVTGRYPPEVKVDKTEEGYRVLGREWVGPERWVEVSPEMGKLIQQMLAEEPSARGSAAEVAQALERMAECQNQEADPRGGSPVESAAEVRSAQATEWRHAWKWVPWAAACVGTAACMGGALAVSVDWARGSRLGGVAEIGPVQAKADEERDAGTVGLADAVLEAPASGTAPGEAKQRVSLDMPKQPFPGQHQPPCEKPQIAVNGGCWIRVSDVGAPCGANYYEWKKGCYMPMLPPPRPQTSSPP from the coding sequence ATGAGAGCTGCGGTCCTCCAGGAAGGAACGGAGGTGGGCGCTTGGCGAGTGGTGAGCCCGTGCGGCCGGGGCTCCTACGGAGCGGTGTACCGAGTGGAGAAGAGAGAGGAACCGCAGGGCGGAGCCTTCGCGTTGAAGATGGCTCTGCACGCGTGGGATCCGCGCTTCGAGAGAGAGGGAGAGTTGCTGAGGAGGGTGAGGCACGAGAGCGTGCCGAGGCTGGAGGACTGGGGAGAGTGGAAGGTGAGAGGGGGAGGTGTGTATCCGTATCTGGTGATGGAGTGGGTGGAAGGGGAGGGTTTGTACGAGTGGGCGGGGCAGCGTCGGGTGTCGTCGCAAGAGGTGGCGCGTGTGTTGGGGCAGGTGGCGAGGGCGCTGGAGGCGACGCACGTGGTGGGAGGGGTGCACCGGGATGTGAAGGGGGACAACGTGAGGGTGAGGAGTGGGGACGGCAGGGCGGTGTTGATGGACTTCGGCTCCGGGAATTACCAAGGAGCGCGTCCCCTGACGCACCAGCCACCACCGCCTGGGACATACGAGTACCAGAGCCCCGAGTCGCTGAGATTCCAGTGGGAGGGGCTGGGCCAGCGGGTAGGCCGGTACGAGGCGGGGCCCGCGGACGATGTGTACGCGTTGGGAGTGACGGCGTACCGGGTGGTGACGGGCCGGTATCCGCCGGAGGTAAAGGTGGACAAGACGGAGGAGGGCTACCGAGTGCTGGGGAGGGAGTGGGTGGGACCCGAGCGGTGGGTAGAGGTGAGCCCAGAGATGGGGAAGCTCATCCAACAGATGCTTGCGGAGGAGCCGTCGGCAAGAGGCAGTGCTGCCGAGGTGGCTCAGGCGCTGGAGCGCATGGCGGAGTGCCAGAATCAGGAAGCAGATCCGCGCGGTGGTTCGCCCGTGGAAAGCGCTGCCGAGGTGCGCTCCGCCCAGGCCACGGAGTGGCGACATGCTTGGAAGTGGGTGCCGTGGGCAGCAGCGTGCGTGGGGACAGCAGCGTGCATGGGGGGGGCGTTGGCTGTCTCGGTGGATTGGGCGCGGGGCTCTCGCCTGGGAGGAGTGGCCGAGATAGGGCCTGTGCAAGCCAAGGCAGATGAGGAGCGGGACGCGGGAACGGTGGGGTTGGCGGATGCCGTGCTCGAAGCGCCTGCGAGCGGGACGGCACCTGGAGAGGCGAAGCAAAGGGTGAGCTTGGACATGCCGAAGCAGCCCTTTCCCGGTCAGCATCAGCCTCCTTGTGAGAAGCCTCAGATCGCAGTCAATGGAGGCTGTTGGATACGCGTGAGCGATGTGGGTGCCCCTTGCGGTGCCAATTATTACGAATGGAAGAAAGGGTGTTACATGCCCATGCTTCCCCCTCCCCGGCCGCAGACCTCCAGTCCGCCGTGA
- a CDS encoding IS4 family transposase: MARLLMQRALSAEWMEGLFQEHRQRQYTKELLFSAEVELMELVALGLRPSLHAAAQDSEELKVSLQALYEKVNHTEPALVRALVQGSGERLTPIVKQLKLQQEPWAAGYRVRVLDGNKLAASEKRLKPLRGFRGAAMPGQSLVVYAPEWDLVVDILPAEDAHAQERTLMGPILERVQPGELWLADRNFSTKNILFGIEEKGAAFLIREHAQTPHPKEIGPLKEVGRSKTGVVFEQAVEMEAEGGKRLALRRIEVHLDEPTANGDTCIRLLTNVPAERMGALEVAELYRRRWSIEGMFGRLESVLHSEVHALGHPRAALLAFGVSVMAYNVLAVLLAAVEEEHHLQATEVSSYYVAGEVKATYSGMMIALPEKTWDSFESQSDEELSQTLRQMARQVNPAKLRKHPRGPKKKVKKGYVPAEQARRHVSTARVLRGDESTG, encoded by the coding sequence ATGGCGCGGTTGCTGATGCAGCGTGCGCTGAGCGCCGAGTGGATGGAGGGGCTGTTCCAAGAGCACCGCCAGAGGCAGTACACGAAGGAACTGCTCTTCTCGGCGGAGGTGGAGTTGATGGAGCTTGTGGCGCTGGGACTGAGGCCCTCGCTGCATGCGGCGGCGCAAGACAGCGAAGAGTTGAAGGTGTCGCTGCAAGCGCTCTACGAGAAAGTCAATCACACGGAGCCTGCATTGGTGAGAGCCCTGGTGCAAGGCAGTGGAGAGAGGCTGACGCCCATTGTGAAACAGCTGAAGTTGCAGCAGGAGCCGTGGGCAGCGGGCTACCGGGTACGAGTGCTGGATGGAAACAAGTTGGCAGCGAGCGAGAAGCGACTCAAGCCATTGCGAGGCTTTCGAGGAGCAGCGATGCCAGGCCAGTCGCTGGTGGTGTATGCGCCCGAGTGGGACTTGGTGGTGGACATCCTGCCTGCGGAGGATGCGCACGCGCAGGAGCGAACGTTGATGGGGCCCATCCTGGAGCGAGTGCAGCCAGGAGAGTTGTGGCTGGCGGACAGGAACTTCAGCACGAAGAACATTCTGTTCGGAATTGAGGAGAAGGGAGCCGCCTTCCTCATCCGCGAGCATGCGCAGACGCCTCACCCGAAGGAGATAGGGCCCCTGAAAGAAGTGGGACGAAGCAAGACGGGGGTGGTGTTTGAGCAGGCCGTCGAAATGGAAGCCGAGGGAGGCAAGCGGTTGGCGCTGCGGCGCATTGAGGTGCACCTGGATGAGCCGACCGCGAATGGCGACACGTGCATCCGCCTGTTGACGAATGTGCCCGCCGAGCGAATGGGGGCCTTGGAAGTGGCGGAGTTGTACCGGCGGCGGTGGAGCATTGAGGGAATGTTCGGCCGACTGGAATCCGTGTTGCACAGTGAGGTGCACGCGTTGGGCCATCCGCGGGCGGCATTGCTGGCCTTCGGCGTGTCGGTGATGGCCTACAACGTGCTGGCCGTCTTGCTGGCGGCAGTCGAGGAGGAGCACCACCTGCAAGCAACGGAGGTGTCCTCCTATTACGTGGCGGGCGAGGTGAAGGCCACCTACAGCGGAATGATGATCGCTCTTCCCGAGAAGACCTGGGACAGCTTCGAGTCCCAGTCAGATGAGGAATTGAGTCAGACGCTGCGGCAGATGGCCCGGCAGGTCAACCCGGCCAAGCTGCGCAAGCACCCGCGAGGGCCAAAGAAGAAGGTGAAGAAAGGTTACGTGCCTGCCGAGCAAGCCCGGAGACACGTTTCGACGGCCCGAGTGCTGCGAGGCGACGAGAGCACTGGGTAG